In Anoplopoma fimbria isolate UVic2021 breed Golden Eagle Sablefish chromosome 22, Afim_UVic_2022, whole genome shotgun sequence, a genomic segment contains:
- the mmadhca gene encoding metabolism of cobalamin associated Da isoform X3, with product MSSSVLCGRGRLVLSKTAGQQALAALRVSRTRTFSAASSDEPYIAVSHTDSGPRTVWPDENMGPFGPQDQRFQLPGNAGFDCHLEGMEDQKRTPVHRTVPDVLTAPSCTERHQFILAQFVSEFQGNLGSIDTRVHKAEQYFTQTETDCSINSCPELLRKDLELMFPSAPTTSITVVTVTQSNSRREEEAEQDKDKQLHKFVSGAKEMCFALWTAGYWADFIDPSTGEAFFASPSSQTKLHTEEELTDLGFHIEVSGSCTVIRHILRGTPQFVGTVFTNAPAHSAAIARLQGLSNVLADEE from the exons ATGTCCAGTAGT gTGCTGTGTGGCCGAGGCAGGTTGGTCCTGTCTAAGACTGCTGGCCAGCAAGCGTTAGCTGCCCTCCGTGTCAGCAGAACCAGAACCTTCTCTGCTGCGAGCTCGGATGAGCCTTACATAGCTGTATCACACACCGACTCAG GCCCCAGGACCGTGTGGCCTGACGAGAACATGGGACCATTCGGACCTCAAGACCAGCGCTTTCAGTTACCGGGTAACGCTGGCTTTGACTGCCACCTGGAGGGCATGGAGGACCAGAAGAGGACCCCGGTCCACAGGACGGTGCCGGACGTACTGACGGCGCCAAGCTGCACGGAGAGACACCAGTTCATACTGGCCCAGTTTGTTAGTGAGTTCCAA gGAAACCTGGGCTCTATAGACACGAGAGTCCACAAAGCTGAGCAGTACTTTactcagacagagacagactgcTCCATAAATTCCTGCCCTGAGCTGCTAAGAAAAG atCTTGAGCTCATGTTCCCGTCAGCGCCCACCACTTCCATCACAGTTGTGACGGTCACACAGAGTAACAGTCGGCgtgaggaggaagcagagcaGGACAAAGATAAGCAGCTGCACAAA TTTGTGAGCGGAGCGAAGGAAATGTGCTTCGCTCTGTGGACTGCAGGCTACTGGGCAGACTTCATTGATCCGTCAACAGGAGAAGCT TTCTTCGCATCTCCATCAAGTCAAACCAAACTGCACACGGAGGAGGAACTTACAGATTTGGGCTTCCACATCGAAGTGTCGGGCTCCTGCACAGTCATTCGCCACATCCTGAGAGGAACGCCTCAGTTTGTGGGGACCGTTTTCACCAACGCGCCCGCTCACAGCGCTGCCATCGCGAGACTACAAGGACTTTCAAATGTGCTCGCCGATGAGGAATAg
- the mmadhca gene encoding metabolism of cobalamin associated Da isoform X2 → MLTRGEHPTKVKVKGRGRRTTMSSSVLCGRGRLVLSKTAGQQALAALRVSRTRTFSAASSDEPYIAVSHTDSGPRTVWPDENMGPFGPQDQRFQLPGNAGFDCHLEGMEDQKRTPVHRTVPDVLTAPSCTERHQFILAQFVSEFQGNLGSIDTRVHKAEQYFTQTETDCSINSCPELLRKDLELMFPSAPTTSITVVTVTQSNSRREEEAEQDKDKQLHKFVSGAKEMCFALWTAGYWADFIDPSTGEAFFASPSSQTKLHTEEELTDLGFHIEVSGSCTVIRHILRGTPQFVGTVFTNAPAHSAAIARLQGLSNVLADEE, encoded by the exons atgctgacacggggagaacatccAACAAAA GTTAAAGTCAAAGGCAGAGGGAGACGAACCACAATGTCCAGTAGT gTGCTGTGTGGCCGAGGCAGGTTGGTCCTGTCTAAGACTGCTGGCCAGCAAGCGTTAGCTGCCCTCCGTGTCAGCAGAACCAGAACCTTCTCTGCTGCGAGCTCGGATGAGCCTTACATAGCTGTATCACACACCGACTCAG GCCCCAGGACCGTGTGGCCTGACGAGAACATGGGACCATTCGGACCTCAAGACCAGCGCTTTCAGTTACCGGGTAACGCTGGCTTTGACTGCCACCTGGAGGGCATGGAGGACCAGAAGAGGACCCCGGTCCACAGGACGGTGCCGGACGTACTGACGGCGCCAAGCTGCACGGAGAGACACCAGTTCATACTGGCCCAGTTTGTTAGTGAGTTCCAA gGAAACCTGGGCTCTATAGACACGAGAGTCCACAAAGCTGAGCAGTACTTTactcagacagagacagactgcTCCATAAATTCCTGCCCTGAGCTGCTAAGAAAAG atCTTGAGCTCATGTTCCCGTCAGCGCCCACCACTTCCATCACAGTTGTGACGGTCACACAGAGTAACAGTCGGCgtgaggaggaagcagagcaGGACAAAGATAAGCAGCTGCACAAA TTTGTGAGCGGAGCGAAGGAAATGTGCTTCGCTCTGTGGACTGCAGGCTACTGGGCAGACTTCATTGATCCGTCAACAGGAGAAGCT TTCTTCGCATCTCCATCAAGTCAAACCAAACTGCACACGGAGGAGGAACTTACAGATTTGGGCTTCCACATCGAAGTGTCGGGCTCCTGCACAGTCATTCGCCACATCCTGAGAGGAACGCCTCAGTTTGTGGGGACCGTTTTCACCAACGCGCCCGCTCACAGCGCTGCCATCGCGAGACTACAAGGACTTTCAAATGTGCTCGCCGATGAGGAATAg
- the pspc1 gene encoding paraspeckle component 1 yields the protein MASRNMPQSCSSPPPVRSGTQSPVSVQSPGNKGSPAPPPQQLPPPAAAAQGAGEGTAEGRAEMTLDITSFRKPGERTFTQRSRLFIGNLPGDIPEDEFRSMFAKYGNISEVFINRDRGFGFIRLETRTLAEIAKAELDGTVLNNRPIRVSFATHTAALTVRNLLPVVTNELLEQAFSEFGQVERAIVVTDDRGRPTGKGIVEFTNKAAARQALERCTEGALLLTATPCPAIVEPSDQFDNEDGHPEKALQKSASYYKEREQMPHFAQPGTFEFEYSSRWKALHEMEKQQREQVDKNIKEAKEKLEAELESAKHEHQLTLMRQDLMRRQEELRRLEELRNQELQRRKQIEMRHEEERRRREEEMMRHREQEELRRHPDGFKPNYVDNREQEMRVGELGPRGAINMGDGFNQGSPGPTGNQGQMMGMSGRGGAIGPEGTANMGSPLMSENGAMRKDRYPQGGSTGGRPEVESPKQQQQQPLPQQQQQQQQQQQQQQQQQQQQQQQQQQQQQQLQQQQQLQQQQQQPPPPLGPQVGPPPGFGRGGPEGGVFDGPNNKRRRY from the exons ATGGCGAGCAGAAACATGCCGCAGAGCTGCAGCTCTCCTCCGCCGGTGAGAAGCGGCACACAGTCCCCGGTGTCGGTGCAGTCTCCGGGGAACAAAGGCAGCCCAGCGCCGCCGCCGCAGCAGCTCCCTCcgccggcagcagcagcgcagGGAGCCGGGGAGGGAACCGCGGAGGGCCGGGCCGAGATGACCCTGGACATCACCAGCTTCAGGAAGCCCGGGGAGAGGACGTTCACCCAGAGATCACGGCTCTTCATCGGGAACCTGCCCGGGGACATCCCGGAGGACGAGTTCAGAAGCATGTTCGCTAAATACGGGAACATAAGCGAGGTTTTCATCAACAGAGACCGGGGCTTCGGCTTCATCCGCCtg GAAACCCGGACGCTGGCAGAGATTGCTAAAGCTGAGCTGGACGGCACTGTTTTGAATAACCGACCAATCAGGGTCAGCTTTgctacacacactgctgccctTACAGTGCGCAACCTGCTGCCCGTTGTAACCAATGAGCTGCTGGAACAG GCGTTTTCTGAGTTCGGGCAGGTGGAACGGGCCATCGTCGTGACAGATGACCGCGGTCGCCCCACAGGGAAAGGCATTGTCGAGTTTACAAACAAAGCAGCTGCACGCCAAGCCCTGGAGCGCTGCACGGAGGGAGCGCTGCTGCTGACCGC CACGCCTTGTCCGGCCATCGTTGAGCCCTCGGATCAATTTGACAATGAGGATGGACATCCTGAAAAAGCGCTGCAGAAGTCTGCATCGTACTATAA GGAAAGAGAGCAGATGCCCCATTTTGCTCAGCCTGGGACATTTGAGTTTGAGTATTCGTCCCGCTGGAAAGCTCTTCATGAGATGGAGAAACAGCAAAGAGAGCAAGTGGACAAGAACATCAAGGAGGCCAAAGAGAAACTGGAGGCTGAGCTGGAGTCGGCCAAACATGAACATCAGCTCACGTTAATGAGACAAG ATCTCATGAGGCgccaggaggagctgaggagacTGGAGGAGCTCCGCAACCAGGAGCTGCAGCGAAGAAAGCAGATAGAGATGAG gcatgaagaggagaggaggaggagagaggaggagatgatgagACACAGAGAACAGGAGGAGCTGAGACGGCACCCAGATGGCTTCAAACCAAACTACGTGGACAAC AGAGAACAGGAAATGAGAGTGGGTGAGCTGGGCCCTCGTGGAGCCATTAATATGGGAG ATGGCTTTAACCAGGGCTCTCCGGGGCCCACTGGTAACCAGGGTCAAATGATGGGCATGAGTGGAAGGGGAGGAGCCATTGGCCCAGAGGGAACTGCAAATATGGGGTCACCGTTGATGTCAGAGAATGGAGCCATG CGAAAAGATAGATACCCGCAGGGTGGATCGACGGGGGGGCGACCAGAAGTTGAGTCcccaaagcagcagcagcagcagccgttgccgcaacagcagcaacagcaacagcagcaacagcagcaacagcaacagcagcagcagcaacagcagcagcagcaacagcagcagcagcagcagctacagcaacagcagcagctacagcagcagcagcagcagccaccgcCACCATTGGGCCCTCAAGTCGGACCACCCCCAGGATTTGGGAGGGGGGGTCCAGAAGGGGGAGTCTTTGATGGGCCAAACAATAAGCGCCGCAGATACTGA
- the mmadhca gene encoding metabolism of cobalamin associated Da isoform X1 produces the protein MLTRGEHPTKQVKVKGRGRRTTMSSSVLCGRGRLVLSKTAGQQALAALRVSRTRTFSAASSDEPYIAVSHTDSGPRTVWPDENMGPFGPQDQRFQLPGNAGFDCHLEGMEDQKRTPVHRTVPDVLTAPSCTERHQFILAQFVSEFQGNLGSIDTRVHKAEQYFTQTETDCSINSCPELLRKDLELMFPSAPTTSITVVTVTQSNSRREEEAEQDKDKQLHKFVSGAKEMCFALWTAGYWADFIDPSTGEAFFASPSSQTKLHTEEELTDLGFHIEVSGSCTVIRHILRGTPQFVGTVFTNAPAHSAAIARLQGLSNVLADEE, from the exons atgctgacacggggagaacatccAACAAAA CAGGTTAAAGTCAAAGGCAGAGGGAGACGAACCACAATGTCCAGTAGT gTGCTGTGTGGCCGAGGCAGGTTGGTCCTGTCTAAGACTGCTGGCCAGCAAGCGTTAGCTGCCCTCCGTGTCAGCAGAACCAGAACCTTCTCTGCTGCGAGCTCGGATGAGCCTTACATAGCTGTATCACACACCGACTCAG GCCCCAGGACCGTGTGGCCTGACGAGAACATGGGACCATTCGGACCTCAAGACCAGCGCTTTCAGTTACCGGGTAACGCTGGCTTTGACTGCCACCTGGAGGGCATGGAGGACCAGAAGAGGACCCCGGTCCACAGGACGGTGCCGGACGTACTGACGGCGCCAAGCTGCACGGAGAGACACCAGTTCATACTGGCCCAGTTTGTTAGTGAGTTCCAA gGAAACCTGGGCTCTATAGACACGAGAGTCCACAAAGCTGAGCAGTACTTTactcagacagagacagactgcTCCATAAATTCCTGCCCTGAGCTGCTAAGAAAAG atCTTGAGCTCATGTTCCCGTCAGCGCCCACCACTTCCATCACAGTTGTGACGGTCACACAGAGTAACAGTCGGCgtgaggaggaagcagagcaGGACAAAGATAAGCAGCTGCACAAA TTTGTGAGCGGAGCGAAGGAAATGTGCTTCGCTCTGTGGACTGCAGGCTACTGGGCAGACTTCATTGATCCGTCAACAGGAGAAGCT TTCTTCGCATCTCCATCAAGTCAAACCAAACTGCACACGGAGGAGGAACTTACAGATTTGGGCTTCCACATCGAAGTGTCGGGCTCCTGCACAGTCATTCGCCACATCCTGAGAGGAACGCCTCAGTTTGTGGGGACCGTTTTCACCAACGCGCCCGCTCACAGCGCTGCCATCGCGAGACTACAAGGACTTTCAAATGTGCTCGCCGATGAGGAATAg